A genomic stretch from Moraxella nasicaprae includes:
- the msrA gene encoding peptide-methionine (S)-S-oxide reductase MsrA, which yields MAKIVLGGGCFWCTEAVFLQLQGVLSVTSGYMGGEAQTADYESVCTGQTGHIEVILVEFDEQVIDLSTIFSVFFATHDPTTLNRQGNDIGTQYASAIFYFDDEQKHLAQTAIDELKADGVAVVTHLRQAMVFYPAEEYHQNFFAKNPTQGYCNFAIPPKLGKLREKFASLLK from the coding sequence ATGGCAAAAATTGTACTAGGTGGCGGCTGTTTTTGGTGTACTGAGGCGGTGTTTTTACAGCTTCAAGGTGTGCTATCAGTAACCTCTGGCTATATGGGCGGAGAGGCACAGACGGCTGATTATGAGAGCGTCTGCACAGGTCAGACAGGGCATATTGAAGTGATTTTGGTTGAGTTTGATGAACAAGTGATTGATTTATCAACCATTTTTTCGGTATTTTTTGCCACACACGACCCGACCACGCTAAATCGTCAAGGCAATGATATTGGCACGCAATATGCGTCAGCAATTTTTTATTTTGACGATGAACAAAAGCACCTCGCCCAAACTGCCATTGATGAATTAAAAGCCGATGGCGTGGCGGTGGTAACGCATCTGCGACAGGCGATGGTGTTTTATCCTGCCGAAGAGTATCATCAAAACTTTTTTGCCAAAAATCCTACGCAAGGCTATTGTAATTTTGCCATTCCGCCAAAGCTTGGCAAGTTGCGTGAAAAATTTGCTTCATTGCTCAAATAA
- a CDS encoding lytic murein transglycosylase, which produces MKLLKSAILTTLGLGLASVSLADELPNLSNAEFQQCLDNLKSSSNFRGVSSQTFERHRPAQPDPSVIRSLNYQPEFKKDVWDYLASLVDDERVMDGIRAKNEQADVLRRIESRYGVKGEHVLGVWGVESNFGQTLGKKNLFDSLATLSCFDRRQSYFRGEFANALRIVQNGDIRPQDMTGSWAGAFGQTQFMPSTFLELAVDFDGDGRKDLVNSKADALASTANFLAKKGYRTGEPWGYEVKLNGYNGSSGRRDKKSIDYWRNQGITLPDGSSIPNNMASAGLLLPAGRQGPAFLVGKNFDAFYAYNASESYALAIAHLSDLIATQNTDTNFKTPWPTDDAGISRREAKEIQQGLLNAGYEIGAVDGIIGDNTRRAIMDYQTKMGVPANGRAGQKFLRLIRQSANQTPSTQQAPSPVQSTTVMPMATMPAPAPAATMKTTDSQAGKVYRRVVNADGTTSLILVK; this is translated from the coding sequence ATGAAATTACTCAAAAGTGCCATCTTGACCACGCTTGGTCTTGGTTTGGCAAGCGTTTCATTGGCTGATGAATTGCCAAATTTAAGCAATGCTGAATTTCAACAATGTTTAGATAATCTAAAATCTAGCAGTAATTTTCGTGGTGTCTCATCGCAGACTTTTGAACGCCATCGCCCAGCTCAGCCAGACCCAAGCGTGATTCGCTCACTAAATTATCAACCAGAATTTAAAAAAGATGTATGGGATTATTTGGCGTCTTTGGTGGACGATGAGCGAGTGATGGACGGTATTCGTGCCAAAAATGAGCAGGCCGATGTGCTTCGTCGTATCGAAAGTCGCTACGGTGTGAAAGGCGAGCATGTGCTTGGTGTGTGGGGTGTGGAGTCCAACTTTGGACAGACTTTGGGTAAGAAAAATCTGTTTGACAGTCTGGCGACTTTATCGTGTTTTGACCGCCGCCAGTCATATTTTCGTGGCGAGTTTGCCAATGCCTTGCGTATCGTCCAAAATGGCGACATTCGCCCACAGGACATGACAGGTTCGTGGGCGGGGGCATTTGGTCAGACGCAGTTCATGCCCAGCACCTTTTTGGAATTGGCGGTGGATTTTGATGGCGATGGACGCAAAGACTTGGTTAATAGTAAGGCGGACGCACTTGCCAGTACCGCCAATTTCCTAGCCAAAAAAGGCTATCGCACAGGCGAGCCGTGGGGCTATGAAGTTAAGCTCAATGGCTACAATGGTAGCAGTGGTCGCCGTGACAAAAAATCCATCGACTACTGGCGAAATCAGGGCATTACCTTGCCAGATGGTTCGTCAATCCCAAATAATATGGCGTCAGCAGGCTTGCTACTACCAGCAGGTCGCCAAGGCCCTGCGTTCTTGGTGGGCAAAAACTTTGATGCGTTTTATGCGTATAATGCCTCAGAAAGCTATGCTCTTGCCATTGCTCATTTGTCAGATTTGATTGCTACTCAAAATACCGACACTAATTTTAAAACACCATGGCCAACCGATGATGCTGGTATCTCTCGCCGTGAAGCCAAAGAAATCCAGCAAGGACTGCTTAATGCAGGCTATGAGATTGGTGCGGTCGATGGCATCATTGGCGACAATACTCGTCGTGCCATCATGGATTATCAGACCAAAATGGGTGTGCCTGCCAATGGTCGTGCAGGACAAAAATTCTTACGCCTGATTCGCCAATCAGCCAACCAAACTCCTAGCACGCAACAAGCTCCAAGCCCAGTCCAGTCGACAACAGTCATGCCAATGGCAACAATGCCAGCACCAGCACCAGCGGCGACCATGAAGACCACCGATTCGCAAGCAGGTAAAGTCTATCGCCGTGTGGTGAACGCAGATGGTACAACCTCTTTGATATTGGTCAAATAA
- a CDS encoding DUF787 family protein: MNNLSKHIETLDKLTDQMNDAGKKRTLEEQVAYLKSQGIDPAKTYANWDDDEEQED, from the coding sequence ATGAACAATCTTAGCAAGCACATCGAAACACTGGACAAACTAACCGACCAGATGAATGACGCAGGCAAAAAACGCACGCTAGAAGAACAAGTGGCTTACCTAAAAAGTCAAGGCATTGACCCTGCCAAAACTTATGCCAACTGGGACGATGACGAAGAACAAGAGGACTGA
- a CDS encoding SPOR domain-containing protein, translating into MNHRTSKPSAVYKEDQERASLGVSSLLWLLVGIVIIVAAGSILYLSPLFANFHKTAAPVDNEVVATPDEPEKKIEFEFYEVLPEQDFHSVPEGVSVQDQQTNTHTIAKPDAVVRPAKPASTTKKTDEQPKTQQSQDITLADDDVNNGNTTNNHDNKDDTKTTYILQIRSYTNADEADIKRAEVLMSGVDALVVRRDDGANGTHFYQVVSTPMTSQEAASLAYQKLKNNGIDSLIVEQKH; encoded by the coding sequence ATGAATCACCGAACCAGCAAGCCTTCTGCTGTCTATAAAGAAGACCAAGAACGAGCCAGTCTTGGTGTTAGCAGCCTGCTATGGCTGCTGGTCGGTATTGTCATCATTGTGGCGGCAGGTTCCATCTTATATTTATCGCCCTTATTTGCCAACTTTCACAAAACTGCCGCACCTGTCGATAACGAGGTCGTTGCCACCCCTGATGAACCTGAAAAGAAGATTGAGTTTGAGTTTTATGAAGTCTTGCCAGAGCAAGATTTTCATAGCGTGCCAGAAGGCGTGAGCGTCCAAGACCAACAGACAAACACTCACACCATCGCCAAGCCTGACGCTGTGGTACGCCCTGCCAAGCCTGCCAGCACAACCAAAAAAACAGACGAACAACCCAAAACCCAGCAAAGTCAAGACATCACGCTTGCAGATGATGATGTCAATAATGGCAATACCACTAACAATCACGACAACAAAGACGACACCAAAACCACCTATATTCTACAAATTCGTAGCTACACCAATGCTGATGAAGCTGATATTAAGCGTGCCGAAGTTTTGATGTCAGGTGTTGATGCCTTGGTGGTACGCCGTGATGATGGAGCAAATGGCACGCATTTTTATCAAGTCGTCTCCACTCCGATGACTTCGCAGGAAGCCGCAAGCCTTGCCTACCAAAAGCTTAAAAACAACGGCATTGACTCACTCATTGTCGAACAAAAACACTAA
- a CDS encoding DUF2788 domain-containing protein codes for MIFLVSAETITTLGLYILLPVFIGFLFFIMWDISKKSNAGRAGTFWIFVALGMGFFGFLAKLVIEFVLQKWVL; via the coding sequence ATGATTTTTTTGGTATCTGCTGAGACGATTACAACGCTGGGGCTATATATTTTATTGCCTGTATTTATTGGGTTTTTATTTTTTATCATGTGGGACATTTCTAAAAAATCCAATGCAGGGCGTGCGGGGACTTTTTGGATTTTTGTGGCATTGGGCATGGGCTTTTTTGGCTTTTTGGCAAAATTGGTCATCGAATTTGTATTACAAAAATGGGTCTTGTAA
- the rpsU gene encoding 30S ribosomal protein S21, with protein sequence MPLVKVKENEPVDIAIRRFKRACEKAGVLADVRKKEFFEKPTQERKRKKAAAVKRYKKKVYREQVRTTRKY encoded by the coding sequence ATGCCACTAGTTAAAGTAAAAGAGAACGAACCAGTTGATATCGCTATCCGTCGTTTTAAGCGTGCTTGCGAAAAAGCAGGCGTACTTGCTGATGTTCGTAAAAAAGAATTCTTTGAAAAGCCAACCCAAGAGCGTAAGCGTAAAAAAGCTGCTGCGGTAAAACGCTACAAGAAAAAAGTATATCGTGAGCAAGTTCGCACCACTCGCAAATACTAA
- a CDS encoding c-type cytochrome, whose translation MKHYHLVLVGALCAMILMACGEDKTTTAPAKTTSTDTLSVQNTQAQTTAQPKTDEPSQAQQTDESSQPKPAVETSEKVQPLSLAEGKALYEKTCHLCHDQGLLDAPKISDKAQWQQRLNKGVDTLYLHSAKGFNKMPAQATGDVSEAQVYAAVDYILSQTK comes from the coding sequence ATGAAACATTATCATTTGGTATTAGTTGGTGCATTGTGTGCGATGATTTTGATGGCGTGTGGTGAGGATAAAACAACCACCGCACCAGCAAAGACAACCAGCACTGACACCTTGTCAGTCCAAAACACCCAAGCTCAGACAACTGCCCAGCCAAAGACTGATGAACCCAGTCAAGCACAGCAAACCGATGAATCGTCGCAACCTAAGCCTGCGGTAGAGACGAGCGAAAAGGTGCAACCTTTGTCGTTGGCAGAGGGTAAGGCATTGTATGAAAAAACCTGCCATCTTTGCCATGACCAAGGTTTGCTTGATGCACCAAAAATCAGTGATAAAGCCCAATGGCAACAACGCCTGAATAAAGGTGTAGATACTTTGTATTTACATTCTGCCAAAGGTTTTAATAAAATGCCAGCCCAAGCCACAGGTGATGTCAGTGAGGCACAGGTCTATGCGGCGGTGGATTATATTTTAAGCCAAACTAAATAA
- a CDS encoding calcium/sodium antiporter encodes MLLSLLAVVVGLAILVYSADVFIDGAVAVATKYHMPKMLIGALIIGVGTSAPELVVSALSALSGSPGLALGNAYGSNIVNIMLVLGLTLLISPITIQKQVVKSDFLWLIVVTILSVFLLLDGHLGRLDAFILIAAMLANITTQIISAKKSKQSLAEQTQNDDELPNPNNIKIGQSLLKLVAGLVILILSSRLIVWGAVELAKLWGLPDLIIGLTIVAIGTSLPELVSSIIAARRGEFEMALGNVLGSNLFNTLAVVGLAAIIAPMQVSAEIISRDIVVVCAITAVLFLLCLNALRTNGKIGRLAGAFLVLCFIGYSSWLAVSALGISYAT; translated from the coding sequence ATGCTACTTTCATTACTTGCTGTTGTCGTCGGGCTTGCTATTTTGGTGTACAGTGCCGATGTGTTTATTGATGGTGCGGTGGCGGTGGCTACCAAATATCATATGCCAAAAATGCTCATCGGTGCATTGATTATCGGTGTTGGTACTTCTGCACCCGAACTGGTTGTCTCAGCCTTGTCAGCTTTGTCTGGCAGTCCTGGTTTGGCATTGGGCAATGCCTATGGCTCTAATATCGTTAATATTATGCTGGTGCTGGGCTTGACGCTGCTCATCTCGCCAATCACCATCCAAAAACAAGTGGTCAAATCAGACTTTTTATGGCTAATTGTTGTTACCATCTTGTCGGTATTCTTATTGTTGGACGGTCATCTTGGTCGCTTGGACGCATTTATCCTAATTGCCGCGATGCTTGCCAATATCACTACACAAATCATTAGTGCCAAAAAAAGCAAACAAAGTTTGGCTGAGCAAACCCAAAATGACGACGAATTGCCCAATCCCAACAACATCAAAATCGGTCAATCCCTACTAAAACTTGTGGCAGGGTTGGTCATTTTGATTTTAAGCTCTCGTTTGATTGTTTGGGGTGCGGTAGAACTTGCTAAACTATGGGGGCTACCAGATTTGATTATCGGCTTAACCATTGTTGCAATTGGTACAAGTTTGCCAGAATTAGTCTCATCCATCATTGCTGCTCGTCGTGGCGAGTTTGAGATGGCATTGGGCAATGTGCTAGGCTCAAACCTGTTTAACACTTTGGCGGTCGTTGGTCTTGCCGCCATCATCGCCCCAATGCAGGTATCGGCAGAAATCATCAGCCGTGATATTGTTGTGGTGTGTGCCATCACCGCCGTGCTGTTCTTGCTATGTCTGAATGCTTTGCGAACCAATGGCAAAATTGGTCGATTGGCAGGAGCGTTCTTGGTACTGTGTTTTATTGGTTATAGCAGCTGGCTGGCGGTCAGTGCATTAGGCATCTCTTACGCCACCTAA